The following are encoded together in the Streptomyces sp. NBC_00358 genome:
- the nuoK gene encoding NADH-quinone oxidoreductase subunit NuoK, which produces MNPVNYLYLAALLFTIGATGVLIRRNAIVVFMCIELMLNACNLTFVAFSRMHGNLDGQIIAFFTMVVAAAEVVVGLAIIVSLFRSRHSASVDDASLMKL; this is translated from the coding sequence GTGAATCCGGTCAACTACCTCTATCTCGCCGCTCTGTTGTTCACGATCGGCGCCACCGGTGTGCTGATCAGGCGGAACGCGATCGTGGTGTTCATGTGCATCGAGCTCATGCTCAACGCCTGCAACCTCACCTTCGTCGCCTTCTCCCGGATGCACGGCAATCTCGACGGCCAGATCATCGCCTTCTTCACGATGGTCGTCGCCGCCGCGGAGGTCGTGGTCGGGCTCGCGATCATCGTGTCGCTGTTCCGTTCCCGCCACTCGGCCTCGGTCGACGACGCCAGCCTGATGAAGCTGTAA
- a CDS encoding NADH-quinone oxidoreductase subunit J, whose protein sequence is MTGLAAYSTSTGEAFQFWVLGTVAVIGALCTVFMRKAVHSALCLAGTMIILAVFYLANGAYFLGIVQIVVYTGAIMMLFLFVVMLVGVTAADSLKETIKGQRWLALVCGLGFGVLLFAGIGNASIKDFDGLAKANANGNVEGLAALIFTKYVFAFEITGALLITAAVGAMVLTHRERTERPKTQRELSEQRVREGKHVPPLPAPGVYARHNAVDIAGLLPDGTPSELTVSKTLRDRGQIRDVSAEALSDLKALEQRAEERLERTKTEEASK, encoded by the coding sequence ATGACCGGCCTGGCCGCTTACTCCACCTCCACCGGAGAGGCCTTCCAGTTCTGGGTCCTCGGCACCGTCGCGGTGATCGGCGCCCTGTGCACCGTCTTCATGAGGAAGGCCGTGCACAGCGCGCTGTGCCTCGCCGGGACCATGATCATCCTGGCGGTGTTCTACCTCGCCAACGGCGCGTACTTCCTGGGCATCGTCCAGATCGTCGTCTACACCGGCGCGATCATGATGCTCTTCCTCTTCGTCGTCATGCTCGTCGGTGTCACCGCGGCGGACTCGCTGAAGGAGACCATCAAGGGGCAGCGCTGGCTGGCCCTGGTCTGCGGGCTCGGCTTCGGGGTCCTGCTGTTCGCCGGAATCGGCAACGCGTCCATCAAGGACTTCGACGGCCTGGCGAAGGCGAACGCGAACGGCAACGTGGAGGGCCTCGCCGCCCTCATCTTCACGAAGTACGTGTTCGCCTTCGAGATCACCGGCGCCCTGCTCATCACGGCCGCCGTCGGCGCCATGGTGCTGACGCACCGCGAGCGCACCGAGCGGCCCAAGACCCAGCGCGAGCTCTCCGAGCAGCGCGTGCGCGAGGGCAAGCACGTACCGCCGCTGCCGGCGCCCGGCGTCTACGCCCGGCACAACGCGGTGGACATCGCGGGCCTGCTCCCCGACGGCACTCCGTCCGAGCTGACCGTCAGCAAGACGCTGCGCGACCGCGGGCAGATCCGTGACGTGTCGGCCGAGGCGCTGAGCGATCTGAAGGCGCTGGAGCAGCGTGCCGAGGAGCGCCTGGAGCGCACGAAGACGGAGGAGGCGTCCAAGTGA
- the nuoI gene encoding NADH-quinone oxidoreductase subunit NuoI yields MAEEPKETKPGFQNPVAGFGVTFKAMFKKRLTEQYPEQQKTTAPRFHGRHQLNRHPDGLEKCVGCELCAWACPADAIYVEGADNTEEERYSPGERYGRVYQINYARCILCGLCIEACPTRALTMTNEFELADSSRANLIYTKEQLLAGLEEGMVETPHSIFPGTDEQDYYRGLVTEAAPGTERQVAVSKGESHPSASPSGTASGEGAEA; encoded by the coding sequence ATGGCTGAGGAGCCGAAGGAGACCAAACCGGGTTTCCAGAACCCCGTCGCCGGTTTCGGCGTGACCTTCAAGGCCATGTTCAAGAAGCGGCTGACCGAGCAGTACCCGGAGCAGCAGAAGACCACCGCGCCGCGGTTCCACGGCCGGCATCAGCTCAACCGCCATCCGGACGGCCTGGAGAAGTGCGTCGGCTGCGAGCTGTGCGCCTGGGCCTGCCCCGCGGACGCCATCTATGTGGAGGGCGCGGACAACACCGAGGAGGAGCGCTACTCCCCGGGCGAGCGGTACGGCCGCGTCTACCAGATCAACTACGCCCGCTGCATCCTGTGCGGTCTGTGCATCGAGGCGTGCCCCACGCGCGCGCTGACGATGACGAACGAGTTCGAGCTCGCCGACAGCAGCCGCGCCAACCTCATCTACACCAAGGAGCAACTGCTCGCCGGACTCGAGGAAGGCATGGTCGAGACGCCGCACTCGATCTTCCCGGGCACGGACGAGCAGGACTACTACCGGGGTCTGGTGACCGAGGCCGCGCCCGGCACCGAACGCCAGGTGGCGGTCTCCAAGGGCGAGTCGCACCCCTCGGCGAGTCCGTCGGGCACGGCTTCCGGAGAGGGGGCGGAGGCATGA
- the nuoH gene encoding NADH-quinone oxidoreductase subunit NuoH has translation MTPYLAAEDLSMFGHDPWWLVVVKAVFCFAFLMVTVLFSIVWERKVVAWMQLRIGPNRHGPWGMLQSLADGVKLMLKEDLIVKRADKVVYVLAPIVAAIPAFMAIAVIPFGPADDEVSIFGQRTTMQLTDLPIAMLYILAVASVGIYGIVLAGWSSGSTYPLLGGLRSCAQMISYEIAMGAAFASVFLYSGSMSTSTIVEQQHDRWYIVLLPVSFLIYIVTMIGETNRAPFDMPESEGDLVGGFNTEYSSIKFALFMLAEYVNMVTVSAVATTLFLGGWRAPWPISSFWEGANHGWWPMLWFVVKVQLLLFFFIWLRGTLPRVRYDQLMKLGWKVLIPVSVVWLMLVATVRTLRNEHVAFANIALYVGGGVLVLLLLSFVADIFRDKQGAQETPAEPAAFDPMAGGFPVPPLPGQELPPVPRRRPRRERELIVSGGSDTASDGSVAGSRDGKEGSDG, from the coding sequence ATGACGCCGTACCTCGCAGCCGAAGACCTCTCGATGTTCGGCCACGACCCCTGGTGGCTGGTCGTCGTCAAGGCGGTGTTCTGCTTCGCCTTCCTCATGGTGACCGTGCTCTTCTCCATCGTGTGGGAGCGCAAGGTCGTCGCCTGGATGCAGTTGCGCATCGGCCCCAACCGGCACGGGCCCTGGGGAATGCTCCAGTCGCTCGCCGACGGCGTGAAGCTGATGCTCAAGGAAGACCTCATCGTCAAGCGCGCGGACAAGGTGGTCTACGTCCTCGCACCGATCGTCGCGGCCATCCCGGCCTTCATGGCGATCGCCGTGATCCCCTTCGGGCCCGCGGACGACGAGGTCTCGATCTTCGGCCAGCGCACCACGATGCAGCTCACCGACCTGCCGATCGCGATGCTTTACATCCTCGCCGTGGCCTCGGTGGGCATCTACGGAATCGTGCTCGCCGGCTGGAGTTCCGGATCCACCTATCCGCTGCTCGGCGGACTGCGGTCCTGCGCGCAGATGATCTCGTACGAGATCGCCATGGGTGCCGCGTTCGCCTCGGTGTTCCTCTACTCCGGGTCGATGTCGACCTCGACGATCGTCGAGCAGCAGCACGACCGCTGGTACATCGTCCTGCTGCCGGTCTCGTTCCTCATCTACATCGTGACGATGATCGGTGAGACCAACCGGGCCCCCTTCGACATGCCGGAGTCCGAGGGCGACCTCGTCGGCGGCTTCAACACCGAGTACTCGTCGATCAAGTTCGCGCTGTTCATGCTCGCCGAGTACGTGAACATGGTGACGGTCTCGGCCGTGGCGACGACGCTCTTCCTGGGCGGCTGGCGGGCCCCGTGGCCGATCAGCAGCTTCTGGGAGGGCGCCAACCACGGCTGGTGGCCGATGCTCTGGTTCGTGGTGAAGGTGCAGTTGCTGCTGTTCTTCTTCATCTGGCTGCGCGGCACGCTGCCGCGTGTCCGCTACGACCAGCTGATGAAGCTCGGCTGGAAGGTCCTCATCCCGGTCTCCGTGGTCTGGCTGATGCTCGTCGCGACGGTACGGACGCTGCGCAACGAGCACGTCGCCTTCGCGAACATCGCCCTGTACGTCGGCGGAGGAGTCCTGGTCCTCCTGTTGCTTTCGTTCGTGGCGGACATCTTCCGCGACAAGCAGGGAGCCCAGGAGACGCCCGCCGAGCCCGCCGCCTTCGACCCGATGGCCGGTGGATTCCCCGTGCCCCCGCTGCCCGGCCAGGAGTTGCCGCCGGTACCGCGGCGCCGCCCGCGCCGTGAGCGGGAGCTGATTGTCAGTGGCGGGTCCGATACTGCGAGTGACGGTTCTGTTGCCGGATCTCGTGACGGAAAGGAGGGGTCCGATGGCTGA
- a CDS encoding NADH-quinone oxidoreductase subunit G: MTVTTSAPSGGGEAAVPPEDLVSLTIDGVEMSVPKGTLVIRAAEQLGIEIPRFCDHPLLDPAGACRQCIVEVEGQRKPMASCTITCTDGMVVKTHLTSPVAEKAQHGVMELLLINHPLDCPVCDKGGECPLQNQAMSHGQAESRFEGRKRTYEKPVPISTQVLLDRERCVLCARCTRFSNQIAGDPMIELIERGALQQVGTGDGDKFESYFSGNTIQICPVGALTSAAYRFRSRPFDLISSHSVCEHCSGGCATRTDHRRGKVMRRLAAPDPEVNEEWLCDKGRFGFRYAQQRDRLDTPLVRNAEGVLEPASWPEALEAAAQGLTAARGRAGVLTGGRLTVEDAYAYSKFARVALETNDIDFRARVHSSEEADFLAARVAGRGRDLDGTGVTYTSLEKAPAVLLAGFESEEEAPGVFLRLRKAWRGHGQKTFALATHATRGLEKAGGTLLPAAPGTETEWLDALASGVGLEGDGAKAAEALRAEGAVIAVGERLAAVAGGLTAAVRAATATGARLVWIPRRAGERGAIEAGALPSLLPGGRPATDPRARDEVAVAWGVSELPHRHGRDTGQIVEAAAGGELRALVVAGVEVADLPDPARARAALSEVGFLVSLELRPSEVTEQADVVLPVAAVAEKAGSFLNWEGRVRPFEAALKPDQMTRRLAPTDARVLQMLADAMDVHLGLPDLRTTRGELDRLGAWDGPHATEPLETGVQLPRPAAGEAVLAGHRLLLDQGRLQEGDDALAGTRHAAHARVSAATAAEAGVKDGDVLAVTGPTGVAELPLRITEMPDRVVWLPLNSTGGGIASDTGALPGALVRIGPATIAAEAPKEVEA; encoded by the coding sequence ATGACAGTGACCACCAGCGCTCCCTCCGGAGGCGGGGAAGCGGCGGTCCCGCCGGAGGATCTCGTCTCGCTGACGATCGACGGCGTCGAGATGAGCGTGCCCAAGGGCACCCTGGTCATCCGGGCCGCCGAACAACTCGGCATCGAGATCCCCCGGTTCTGCGACCACCCGCTCCTCGACCCGGCCGGCGCCTGCCGCCAGTGCATCGTCGAGGTCGAGGGCCAGCGCAAGCCCATGGCGTCCTGCACGATCACCTGTACGGACGGGATGGTCGTCAAGACTCATCTCACCTCGCCGGTCGCCGAGAAGGCCCAGCACGGTGTGATGGAGCTGCTGCTCATCAACCACCCGCTGGACTGCCCGGTCTGCGACAAGGGCGGCGAGTGCCCCCTGCAGAACCAGGCGATGTCGCACGGCCAGGCCGAGTCCCGGTTCGAGGGCAGGAAGAGGACGTACGAGAAGCCGGTCCCGATCTCAACGCAGGTGCTGCTCGACCGCGAGCGCTGCGTGCTGTGCGCCCGCTGCACCCGCTTCTCCAACCAGATCGCGGGCGACCCCATGATCGAGCTGATCGAGCGGGGCGCGCTCCAGCAGGTCGGCACCGGTGACGGCGACAAGTTCGAGTCGTACTTCTCCGGCAACACGATCCAGATCTGTCCGGTGGGCGCGCTCACCTCGGCGGCGTATCGCTTCCGCTCGCGCCCCTTCGACCTCATCTCCTCGCACTCCGTGTGCGAACACTGCTCCGGCGGCTGCGCGACGCGAACCGACCACCGGCGCGGCAAGGTGATGCGACGCCTCGCGGCGCCGGACCCCGAGGTCAACGAGGAGTGGCTCTGCGACAAGGGGCGGTTCGGGTTCCGGTACGCGCAGCAGCGCGACCGCCTCGACACGCCCCTGGTACGCAACGCCGAAGGCGTCCTGGAACCCGCTTCCTGGCCGGAGGCCCTGGAGGCAGCCGCGCAGGGGCTGACGGCGGCCCGCGGCCGGGCCGGTGTCCTCACCGGTGGCCGGCTCACCGTCGAGGACGCCTACGCGTACAGCAAGTTCGCGCGCGTGGCCCTCGAGACGAACGACATCGACTTCCGCGCGCGCGTGCACAGCTCCGAGGAGGCCGACTTCCTGGCCGCCCGGGTCGCCGGACGCGGCCGGGACCTCGACGGTACGGGTGTCACGTACACCTCTCTGGAGAAGGCGCCCGCCGTCCTGCTGGCGGGCTTCGAGTCCGAGGAGGAGGCTCCCGGCGTCTTCCTGCGGCTCCGCAAGGCGTGGCGTGGGCACGGTCAGAAGACCTTCGCCCTCGCCACGCACGCCACACGCGGCCTGGAGAAGGCGGGTGGCACGCTGTTGCCTGCCGCGCCCGGCACCGAGACCGAGTGGCTGGACGCGCTCGCGAGCGGCGTCGGCCTGGAGGGTGACGGCGCCAAGGCGGCCGAGGCACTGCGCGCCGAGGGCGCGGTGATCGCCGTCGGCGAGCGGCTGGCCGCCGTGGCGGGCGGGCTGACCGCCGCCGTGCGGGCCGCCACCGCCACCGGCGCCCGACTGGTGTGGATCCCGCGCCGGGCCGGGGAGCGCGGCGCGATCGAGGCGGGCGCGCTTCCGTCGCTGCTGCCGGGTGGACGCCCGGCCACCGACCCGCGCGCGCGGGACGAGGTCGCGGTCGCCTGGGGCGTCTCCGAACTCCCGCACCGCCACGGCCGCGACACCGGCCAGATCGTGGAGGCGGCCGCCGGCGGTGAACTGCGGGCACTCGTCGTCGCGGGCGTGGAGGTCGCGGACCTTCCCGACCCGGCACGCGCGCGTGCGGCACTGTCCGAGGTGGGCTTCCTGGTGTCGCTCGAACTGCGGCCCAGTGAGGTCACCGAGCAGGCGGACGTCGTGCTGCCGGTCGCGGCGGTCGCCGAGAAGGCCGGAAGCTTCCTCAACTGGGAAGGCAGGGTCCGCCCCTTCGAGGCGGCGCTCAAGCCCGACCAGATGACCCGGCGCCTGGCCCCCACCGACGCGCGCGTCCTGCAGATGCTGGCCGACGCCATGGACGTACACCTGGGGCTGCCGGATCTGCGTACCACGCGCGGGGAACTCGACCGGCTCGGCGCCTGGGACGGGCCGCATGCCACCGAACCCCTGGAGACCGGGGTGCAGTTGCCCCGCCCGGCCGCCGGCGAGGCCGTACTGGCCGGACACCGGCTGCTGCTCGACCAGGGGCGTCTCCAGGAGGGTGACGACGCGCTCGCCGGGACCCGGCACGCCGCACACGCGCGCGTGTCGGCCGCCACGGCCGCCGAGGCCGGGGTCAAGGACGGCGACGTCCTCGCCGTGACGGGTCCCACCGGAGTGGCCGAACTCCCCCTGCGGATCACCGAGATGCCCGACCGCGTGGTCTGGCTCCCGCTGAACTCGACCGGCGGGGGCATCGCCTCCGACACCGGGGCGCTGCCCGGCGCACTCGTCCGCATCGGCCCGGCGACGATCGCCGCCGAGGCCCCCAAGGAGGTGGAGGCATGA
- the nuoF gene encoding NADH-quinone oxidoreductase subunit NuoF → MMTLAAEINETSPEKLLAPVLSAFWDEDRSWSLDVYRRHEGYEGLRKALAMSPDDLIAYVKDSGLRGRGGAGFPTGMKWQFIPQGDGKPHYLVVNADESEPGTCKDIPLLFANPHSLIEGIVIACYAIRSSHAFIYLRGEVVPVLRRLHEAVREAYAAGYLGENILGSGLDLQLTVHAGAGAYICGEETALLDSLEGRRGQPRLRPPFPAVAGLYACPTVVNNVESIASVPAILQKGKEWFRSMGSEKSPGFTLYSLSGHVASPGQYEAPLGITLRQLLDMSGGMRPGHRLKFWTPGGSSTPMFTDEHLDVPLDYEGVGAAGSMLGTKALQCFDETTCVVRAVTRWTEFYAHESCGKCTPCREGTYWLVQLLRDIEAGKGAMADLDKLNDIADNINGKSFCALGDGAASPIFSSLKYFREEYEQHITGRGCPFDPARSTAWADKHTEVNA, encoded by the coding sequence GTGATGACCTTGGCAGCCGAGATCAACGAAACAAGTCCCGAAAAGCTGCTCGCACCCGTGCTGTCGGCCTTCTGGGACGAGGACAGGTCCTGGTCGCTGGACGTCTACCGAAGGCACGAGGGGTACGAGGGCCTGCGCAAGGCACTCGCCATGTCGCCGGACGACCTGATCGCGTACGTCAAGGACTCCGGACTGCGGGGCCGGGGCGGAGCCGGCTTCCCGACGGGAATGAAATGGCAGTTCATTCCTCAGGGAGATGGCAAACCTCACTATCTAGTTGTCAACGCCGACGAATCGGAGCCGGGAACCTGTAAGGACATCCCGCTCCTCTTCGCGAACCCGCACAGCCTCATCGAGGGCATTGTGATCGCGTGCTATGCCATCAGGTCTTCGCATGCCTTCATCTATCTTCGCGGTGAAGTGGTCCCCGTATTGCGGCGGTTGCACGAGGCCGTACGTGAGGCCTACGCGGCGGGCTACCTCGGCGAGAACATCCTGGGCAGCGGGCTCGACCTCCAGCTCACCGTGCACGCGGGCGCCGGCGCGTACATCTGCGGTGAGGAGACCGCGCTGCTCGACTCGCTCGAAGGCCGCCGTGGCCAACCGCGGCTCCGTCCCCCTTTCCCTGCTGTCGCGGGCCTCTATGCGTGTCCAACTGTTGTAAATAACGTCGAGTCGATCGCGTCAGTTCCCGCCATTCTCCAAAAAGGCAAGGAATGGTTCAGGTCGATGGGCAGCGAGAAGTCTCCGGGCTTCACGCTCTACTCGCTCAGCGGCCATGTCGCCAGCCCCGGCCAGTACGAGGCACCGCTCGGCATCACGCTGCGCCAACTCCTCGACATGAGCGGCGGGATGCGCCCCGGTCACCGGCTGAAGTTCTGGACGCCGGGCGGCTCCTCGACCCCGATGTTCACCGACGAGCATCTCGACGTCCCTCTTGACTACGAAGGAGTGGGCGCCGCGGGTTCCATGCTCGGCACGAAAGCACTCCAGTGCTTCGACGAGACGACCTGCGTCGTCCGCGCCGTGACCCGCTGGACCGAGTTCTACGCCCACGAGTCCTGCGGCAAGTGCACGCCATGCCGTGAAGGAACGTACTGGCTCGTGCAGTTGCTGCGTGACATCGAGGCCGGCAAGGGCGCCATGGCGGACCTCGACAAGCTCAACGACATCGCCGACAACATCAACGGCAAGTCCTTCTGCGCCCTCGGCGACGGTGCCGCCTCGCCGATCTTCTCCTCGCTCAAGTACTTCCGCGAGGAGTACGAGCAGCACATCACGGGCCGCGGCTGCCCCTTCGACCCCGCCCGCTCCACGGCCTGGGCGGACAAGCACACGGAGGTGAACGCATGA
- the nuoE gene encoding NADH-quinone oxidoreductase subunit NuoE — protein MTTTPEGVSLGMPQLPAPDYPADVRARLEADAREIIARYPDSRSALLPLLHLVQSQEGHVTRTGQRFCAEVLGLTTAEVTAVATFYSMYRRKPSGDYQVGVCTNTLCAVMGGDAIFEALQDHLGVGNGETTGDGKVTLEHIECNAACDFAPVVMVNWEFFDNQTVDSAKRLVDDLRAGADVDPTRGARLCTFKDTARILAGFPDEREGAVEAGGSAGHASLVGLRLAKGESAPARVVHPRGGGAPHKQRPAEHPSSHDAPQDTSASDPSHPAGPVAEEGE, from the coding sequence ATGACCACCACCCCCGAGGGCGTCAGTCTGGGCATGCCCCAACTGCCCGCGCCCGACTACCCGGCCGATGTCCGGGCCCGACTGGAGGCGGACGCGCGCGAGATCATCGCCCGCTACCCCGACTCCCGCTCGGCACTCCTTCCGTTGCTGCATCTCGTGCAGTCGCAGGAGGGCCACGTCACGCGCACGGGACAGCGGTTCTGCGCGGAGGTACTGGGTCTGACGACGGCCGAGGTCACCGCGGTCGCGACCTTCTACTCGATGTACCGGCGCAAGCCGAGCGGTGACTACCAGGTGGGTGTCTGCACCAACACCCTGTGCGCCGTCATGGGCGGCGACGCCATCTTCGAGGCCCTCCAGGACCACCTGGGCGTCGGCAACGGAGAGACCACCGGTGACGGCAAGGTCACCCTGGAGCACATCGAGTGCAACGCGGCCTGCGACTTCGCGCCGGTCGTGATGGTCAACTGGGAGTTCTTCGACAACCAGACCGTGGACTCGGCGAAGCGTCTCGTCGACGACCTGCGCGCGGGCGCCGACGTCGACCCGACCCGAGGTGCCCGTCTGTGCACCTTCAAGGACACCGCCCGGATCCTCGCGGGCTTCCCCGACGAGCGCGAGGGCGCGGTGGAAGCCGGTGGGAGCGCGGGCCACGCGTCACTGGTGGGGCTGCGCCTGGCCAAGGGCGAGAGTGCTCCCGCGCGCGTGGTGCATCCGCGCGGCGGAGGAGCGCCGCACAAGCAGCGGCCCGCCGAGCACCCGAGCTCGCACGACGCGCCGCAGGACACGTCGGCCTCCGACCCGTCCCACCCGGCGGGTCCTGTCGCAGAGGAGGGGGAGTGA
- a CDS encoding NADH-quinone oxidoreductase subunit D, with product MSTQTPSGASAASPRETTEGTVYTVTGGDWDEIAQSAAKSDDERIIVNMGPQHPSTHGVLRLILEIDGETVTEARCGIGYLHTGIEKNLEFRTWTQGTTFVTRMDYLTPFFNETAYCLAVEKLLGITDQITDRATIIRVLLMELNRLSSHLVCIATGGMELGATTIMIYGFRDRELILDIYELITGLRMNHAYIRPGGLAQDLPPGAVDQIREFVKKMTKNLPEYDKLATGNPIFKARMQDVGYLDLAGSMALGATGPILRSAGLPHDLRKAQPYCGYETYDFEVPTADTCDSYGRFLIRLEEMRQSLRIIEQCLDRLQPGPVMVADKKIAWPAQLSLGPDGLGNSLDHIKKIMGTSMEALIHHFKLVTEGFRVPPGQAYAAVESPKGELGVHVVSDGGTRPYRVHFRDPSFTNLQAMAAMCEGGQVADVIVAVASIDPVMGGVDR from the coding sequence ATGAGCACGCAGACCCCTTCCGGGGCATCAGCCGCTTCGCCCCGCGAGACGACCGAGGGCACCGTATATACGGTCACCGGCGGCGACTGGGACGAGATCGCGCAGTCGGCGGCCAAGTCCGACGACGAGCGCATCATCGTCAACATGGGCCCGCAGCACCCGTCCACCCACGGCGTGCTCCGGCTCATCCTGGAGATCGACGGCGAGACGGTCACCGAGGCCCGCTGCGGCATCGGCTACCTCCACACCGGCATCGAGAAGAACCTCGAGTTCCGCACGTGGACGCAGGGCACCACGTTCGTGACGCGCATGGACTACCTGACGCCGTTCTTCAACGAGACCGCGTACTGCCTCGCCGTCGAGAAACTCCTCGGCATCACTGACCAGATCACCGACCGTGCCACGATCATCCGCGTGCTCCTGATGGAGCTGAACCGACTCTCCTCCCATTTGGTGTGCATCGCCACCGGAGGCATGGAGCTGGGCGCGACCACGATCATGATCTACGGGTTCCGCGACCGTGAGCTCATCCTCGACATCTACGAACTGATCACCGGCCTGCGGATGAACCACGCGTACATCCGCCCCGGCGGACTCGCCCAGGACCTGCCCCCGGGCGCGGTGGACCAGATCCGCGAGTTCGTGAAGAAGATGACGAAGAACCTCCCCGAGTACGACAAGCTCGCCACCGGGAACCCCATCTTCAAGGCCCGCATGCAGGACGTCGGCTACCTCGACCTGGCCGGCTCCATGGCCCTCGGCGCCACCGGTCCGATCCTGCGCTCGGCGGGCCTGCCGCACGACCTGCGGAAGGCGCAGCCGTACTGCGGCTACGAGACCTATGACTTCGAGGTCCCGACAGCCGACACCTGCGACTCCTACGGGCGCTTCCTGATCCGCCTGGAGGAGATGCGCCAGTCGCTGCGGATCATCGAGCAGTGTCTGGACCGGCTGCAGCCCGGCCCGGTCATGGTCGCCGACAAGAAGATCGCCTGGCCCGCCCAGCTCTCGCTCGGCCCCGACGGTCTCGGCAACTCGCTCGACCACATCAAGAAGATCATGGGCACCTCCATGGAGGCCCTGATCCACCACTTCAAGCTGGTGACCGAGGGATTCCGCGTGCCGCCGGGACAGGCGTACGCGGCGGTCGAGTCGCCCAAGGGCGAGCTCGGGGTGCACGTCGTCTCCGACGGAGGCACCCGCCCTTACCGGGTCCACTTCCGGGACCCGTCCTTCACCAACCTGCAGGCCATGGCGGCCATGTGCGAGGGCGGCCAGGTCGCCGACGTCATCGTGGCCGTCGCGTCCATCGACCCCGTGATGGGAGGCGTCGACCGATGA
- a CDS encoding NADH-quinone oxidoreductase subunit C: MSDANGNGVNPEKDLGASNLPGQRGDKGEEIRVQRGMFGAQNGGDTSGYGGLVRSIRLPGAASRPYGGWFDEVADELEGALEEQGLVPENVIDKTVVDRDEITFHIEREYLLRVAQTLRDDPALRFELCTGVSGVHYLHDKGRELHAVYHLRSITHNRLIRLEVSAPDADPHVPSLVTVYPTNDWHERETYDFFGLIFDGHPALTRIMMPDDWQGFPQRKDYPLGGIPVEYKGAQIPAPDQRRSYS, from the coding sequence GTGAGCGACGCGAACGGCAACGGGGTCAACCCCGAGAAAGACCTCGGCGCCTCCAACCTTCCCGGTCAGCGAGGCGACAAGGGCGAGGAGATCCGCGTCCAGCGCGGCATGTTCGGCGCCCAGAACGGCGGCGACACCTCCGGATACGGCGGCCTGGTCCGCTCGATCCGACTGCCCGGCGCGGCCTCCCGCCCCTACGGCGGCTGGTTCGACGAGGTGGCCGACGAGCTGGAGGGCGCCCTGGAGGAACAGGGACTCGTCCCGGAGAACGTGATCGACAAGACGGTCGTCGACCGCGACGAGATCACCTTCCACATCGAACGCGAGTACCTGCTCCGCGTCGCCCAGACCCTGCGGGACGACCCGGCCCTCCGGTTCGAGCTGTGCACCGGCGTCTCCGGTGTCCACTACCTGCACGACAAGGGCCGCGAGCTGCACGCCGTCTACCACCTGCGCTCGATCACCCACAACCGGCTGATCCGCCTGGAGGTCAGCGCTCCCGACGCGGACCCGCACGTTCCCTCGCTCGTCACGGTCTATCCGACGAACGACTGGCACGAGCGCGAGACGTACGACTTCTTCGGGCTGATCTTCGACGGCCACCCGGCGCTGACGCGGATCATGATGCCGGACGACTGGCAAGGCTTCCCGCAGCGCAAGGACTACCCCCTCGGCGGCATCCCCGTCGAGTACAAGGGCGCCCAGATCCCGGCTCCGGACCAGCGGAGGTCGTACTCATGA
- a CDS encoding NuoB/complex I 20 kDa subunit family protein, with translation MGLEEKLPSGFLLTTVEQAAGWVRKASVFPATFGLACCAIEMMTTGAGRYDLARFGMEVFRGSPRQADLMIVAGRVSQKMAPVLRQVYDQMPNPKWVISMGVCASSGGMFNNYAIVQGVDHIVPVDIYLPGCPPRPEMLMDAILKLHQKIQTSKLGVNAEEAAREAEEAALKALPIIEMKGLLR, from the coding sequence ATGGGACTCGAAGAAAAGCTGCCGAGCGGATTCCTGCTGACCACCGTCGAGCAGGCCGCGGGCTGGGTGCGCAAGGCGTCCGTCTTCCCCGCGACATTCGGACTCGCCTGCTGCGCCATCGAGATGATGACGACCGGCGCCGGGCGCTACGACCTGGCGCGCTTCGGTATGGAGGTCTTCCGCGGATCACCCCGCCAGGCCGACCTGATGATCGTGGCCGGCCGGGTGAGCCAGAAGATGGCGCCGGTGCTGCGACAGGTCTATGACCAGATGCCCAACCCCAAGTGGGTCATTTCCATGGGGGTTTGTGCTTCATCGGGCGGAATGTTCAACAACTACGCCATTGTGCAGGGCGTCGACCACATCGTCCCGGTCGACATCTATTTGCCCGGATGTCCGCCGCGGCCCGAGATGCTGATGGACGCGATTCTCAAGCTCCACCAGAAGATCCAGACCTCCAAGCTCGGCGTGAACGCCGAGGAAGCGGCCCGCGAGGCGGAGGAAGCGGCGCTCAAGGCGCTTCCCATCATCGAGATGAAGGGCCTGCTGCGGTGA